Proteins from a single region of Theileria parva strain Muguga chromosome 1, complete sequence, whole genome shotgun sequence:
- a CDS encoding Spc97 / Spc98 family protein, with amino-acid sequence MYDSSESLAKEFLKLIEYLSNNSRSAYNGISISKIPDFSAEIPNQTQIASKLEAELVTLLDEFDISEPLNFNLYDVLRDYDRYFNSKNKIPFEYVNEIVMSVTLGSKDFSSVLQLLFLLRDKACFLDGQFTNNPLPDVPSNDFQINKEKSEELMLDEFLSSQLRQLYYSPLILESDTAFTPTNINLPSYNNNQTVDNKRSDTNVLDDSNIPSDKNDLSYVVNGTEMSESDSPYSLVSVDDNVLAEGDLVLDMLYLLKGVDGKYFKRMRTYYSLVNPTLKISSDFKFVISKIIFVADLYNTVKLYLNQLNSSNPTNSHSLQSQYNLKNSNNLQKLYNNLSGIKNADPILNCLLQAIVEELTGYAKLLDLLLLNFGDYLTLLQLYSLLHKPYRKIRIIYSLVTCDHVSPNALYRLTFTGNYEHRGLYLRLLKKSLVPFFEVIFRWLYSGELSSVASNMGFFINFSDGCFTFDSSKLFHFFPKTLAEDIFEKGLLFNQLKRLKKSNLPTPTLNSFLQLLNLQSALSQLQNNATHTNGNTNTTSVNTVNTVDEVKDNEEWSLEYTLTTLKNIVSGLRYSEDIASTLIKDYQLLDFINNSLLYSIIPNPCPKKDYTSNYTNNILNKAMDSSKLVEGLGNLRDNLELIRSFPYSLLFDDSYDFINSLMSLSSLFNAAVDSLNRIFLDYIWFYRLSTGILDLSSFFNKINFYRSEMISFMFSVQPFHDVKFHFNIFKEDVQRSKDLSNLRDSLSKFKKNIKSHLFPSLTDCFKNILDFSSSISRIFTSLNKIQSTSNCTSGINGANNFRNYLDKLMDDMDPVSVVKYIEDQLMDESISSCCLQYGLDFRKNVTKLSRGPLALPLMDFNNYYIINKCN; translated from the coding sequence ATGTATGATAGCTCTGAATCATTGGCaaaagaatttttaaaattaatcgAATATTTGTCAAATAACTCACGCTCAGCATACAATGGAATCTCTATCTCCAAAATTCCTGATTTTTCAGCGGAAATTCCTAACCAAACACAAATAGCTTCGAAATTAGAAGCCGAATTAGTTACTCTGCTGGACGAATTTGACATTTCCGAGCCACTCAACTTTAATCTTTATGATGTGCTGAGAGACTACGACAGGTACTTTaactctaaaaataaaattccATTCGAGTATGTTAACGAAATTGTTATGAGTGTTACTCTTGGATCTAAAGACTTCTCCTCGGTCTTACAACTTTTGTTTCTTCTTAGGGATAAGGCTTGCTTTCTTGATGGCCAATTTACTAATAACCCCTTACCTGATGTTCCTTCTAATGActttcaaattaataagGAAAAGAGTGAAGAGTTAATGTTGGATGAGTTTTTATCATCTCAATTACGCCAATTGTATTATTCTCCACTCATACTTGAGTCTGATACCGCATTCACTCCAACCAATATTAACCTACCaagttataataataatcaaACAGTTGATAATAAACGGAGTGATACGAATGTGTTGGATGATAGTAACATACCAAGTGACAAGAATGATTTGAGTTATGTGGTTAATGGTACAGAAATGTCTGAGTCAGACTCTCCATATAGCTTGGTTAGTGTTGATGATAACGTTTTAGCAGAGGGCGACTTGGTTTTGGATATGCTTTATCTCCTTAAAGGAGTTGATGgtaaatactttaaaagAATGAGAACTTACTATTCTTTGGTCAATCCTACCCTTAAAATCTCCTCcgattttaaatttgttatcaGCAAAATCATTTTTGTTGCTGATTTgtataatactgttaaacTGTACCTTAATCAATTAAACTCTTCAAATCCCACTAATTCACATAGTTTACAAAGCCAGTATAATCTTAAAAattctaataatttacaaaaattgtacaataatttaagtgGAATTAAAAATGCCGACCCGATTCTGAATTGTTTGCTCCAGGCCATTGTTGAGGAGTTGACTGGTTACGCCAAGCTTTTGGACTTGTTGCTATTAAATTTCGGGGATTATTTAACCCTTTTGCAGTTGTATTCATTACTCCATAAACCTTACCGTAAAAttagaataatttactcattGGTAACTTGTGACCATGTTTCTCCAAACGCTCTGTATAGATTAACATTTACTGGGAATTATGAGCATCGTGGGCTATATTTACGCTTATTAAAGAAGTCCTTGGTCCCTTTCTTTGAGGTTATTTTCCGGTGGTTGTACTCCGGAGAGTTGTCCTCAGTTGCTTCTAATATGGGCTTTTTCATCAATTTTTCAGACGGATGTTTCACATTTGATTCTTCTAAGTTATTTCACTTCTTTCCCAAAACCCTTGCTGAGGATATTTTTGAAAAGGGACTACTTTTTAACCAGTTAAAGAGGTTGAAAAAATCTAATCTTCCTACTCCTACTCTAAACTCTTTTCTTCAACTTCTAAACCTCCAATCAGCATTGAGCCAACTACAAAATAACGCCACACATACTAATGGTAACACTAATACTACCTCTGTTAATACAGTTAATACGGTTGATGAAGTTAAGGATAATGAAGAATGGAGTTTAGAATATACTTTAACAACCTTAAAGAATATAGTCTCGGGCCTTAGATACTCTGAAGATATTGCATCTACTTTGATAAAAGACTATCAACTACTTGACTTCATTAACAATTCTCTgttgtatagtataattcCCAATCCTTGCCCTAAGAAAGATTACACGAGTAATTACACAAATAATATCTTGAACAAGGCAATGGATAGTAGTAAATTGGTGGAAGGACTCGGGAATCTAAGAGACAACTTGGAACTTATCCGTTCATTCCCTTATAGTTTGTTATTTGATGATAGTTACgattttattaatagttTGATGTCTTTGTCAAGTCTTTTTAATGCTGCTGTTGATAGCCTCAACAGGATATTTCTAGACTATATTTGGTTTTATAGACTCAGCACTGGCATTTTAGACCTTTCCTCGTTTTTTAACAAGATTAACTTTTACAGGAGTGAGATGATAAGTTTCATGTTTTCAGTACAGCCTTTTCATGATGTTAAATTCCActttaacatatttaaagAGGATGTTCAACGCTCCAAGGACCTCAGCAATCTCCGTGACTCGCTCTCGAAGTTCAAAAAGAACATAAAGTCCCACCTTTTCCCATCACTCACAGACtgttttaaaaacattCTGGATTTCTCCTCTTCTATTTCACGCATTTTCACTTCTCTCAATAAGATTCAAAGTACTTCTAATTGTACTAGTGGTATAAATGGTgctaataattttagaaattacTTAGATAAGTTGATGGATGATATGGACCCAGTGAGCGTTGTAAAGTATATCGAGGATCAACTCATGGATGAATCTATTTCCAGCTGCTGTCTCCAGTATGGATTGGACTTTCGCAAGAATGTTACTAAATTATCTAGGGGCCCTTTGGCCCTACCGTTGATGGactttaataattattatattattaataaatgtaattaG